One Rhodothermus bifroesti DNA window includes the following coding sequences:
- a CDS encoding T9SS type A sorting domain-containing protein: MPYGRDHTIGHLYYVIIAMQAHASFYAGEGQLPGWGTLRRIGMRNLKTATPLAWFGVHYMPVSFRRLDRDTLRLITENLLRAWLEEAERYDLAHWQTLYGQSTGGSKAIEPPEVTFDVPQPRCTADGHPAANVEINDWKNRAFIQYLYNAQCLEVDPKLLDRAARFWEQISPGGNWEQFFLALSDSTLTTTTNNTPLDFQAYDPYPNPSAVTVTFVYTLPEPAVVQLELFDLTGRRLSSVTLEQSAGKHQHVIAVDQWASGMYLYRLRAGRFEQVGRLLVVR; this comes from the coding sequence GTGCCTTACGGCCGGGATCACACCATTGGCCATCTTTACTATGTGATCATAGCCATGCAGGCCCATGCCTCTTTCTATGCTGGTGAAGGACAGCTACCAGGTTGGGGAACGCTTCGGCGCATCGGTATGCGTAACCTTAAGACCGCTACACCGCTGGCATGGTTTGGTGTACACTACATGCCCGTGAGCTTCCGGCGACTGGATCGGGATACCCTGCGCCTTATTACAGAAAACCTGCTTCGGGCTTGGCTCGAGGAAGCGGAGCGCTATGACCTCGCACACTGGCAAACGCTCTATGGACAGTCGACAGGCGGCTCAAAAGCCATCGAACCTCCTGAGGTCACCTTTGATGTTCCTCAGCCAAGGTGTACAGCAGATGGCCACCCCGCAGCAAACGTCGAAATCAACGATTGGAAGAATCGGGCTTTTATACAGTACCTCTATAATGCCCAGTGCCTTGAGGTTGACCCCAAGCTGCTTGACCGGGCAGCCCGTTTTTGGGAACAAATTTCGCCAGGGGGTAACTGGGAGCAGTTCTTTCTAGCGCTTTCGGATTCTACGCTAACGACCACAACGAACAACACGCCCTTAGATTTTCAAGCATACGATCCCTATCCCAACCCGAGCGCAGTGACGGTAACGTTTGTCTATACGCTACCGGAGCCTGCTGTGGTGCAGTTGGAGCTTTTTGACCTGACGGGGCGTCGGTTAAGCAGCGTAACGCTAGAGCAGTCTGCCGGAAAGCACCAGCACGTGATAGCTGTCGATCAGTGGGCTTCAGGGATGTATCTGTACCGGTTGCGGGCTGGACGCTTTGAACAGGTGGGACGGCTCCTGGTTGTACGCTGA
- a CDS encoding glycosyltransferase family 2 protein, with the protein MATLGINPGLPLISILIPTYNRAVYLRAALESALSQTYPNLEVVVLDDASTDATPEVVQEFQQRDKRLLYVRNHANRGLVANWRQGIEIARGDFFCFLGDDDTLEPEFVEVLMRPLQEDASLVLAFCDHWVMDAQGQRLPDTTDVNTRRWRRAGLVEGRVSDFLRVALIDRAIFIGAVLFRRSTVEPSFLADEARALVDLWLLYRCAQRGGAYYVPQRLASCRWQLGGVSRSWNWRVYGFEGEMFCYEHFLRDPQLAPYHPIFESRMAYALVTYGNTLLTLGKHQEARAQLRRALRLRPLLRGWIGLGLTFLGPVGIALSRWGRTVRGCLLRNRYIPNYPEELWRHPKPATSIPSSEALTTPTLS; encoded by the coding sequence ATGGCTACATTGGGTATCAATCCAGGACTACCGCTGATAAGCATTCTGATTCCTACCTACAATCGGGCAGTATACCTTCGGGCAGCGTTGGAAAGCGCGCTGTCCCAGACGTATCCTAACCTAGAAGTGGTCGTGCTCGATGATGCGAGCACCGATGCTACACCAGAGGTGGTTCAGGAATTTCAGCAGCGGGACAAGCGGCTGCTCTACGTGCGCAACCATGCCAATCGTGGTTTGGTGGCAAACTGGCGGCAGGGGATAGAAATTGCACGGGGCGATTTTTTCTGCTTTTTAGGAGATGATGATACCCTGGAGCCGGAGTTTGTTGAAGTATTGATGCGCCCCCTTCAGGAAGATGCTTCCTTGGTACTTGCTTTTTGTGACCATTGGGTCATGGATGCTCAAGGACAGCGCTTGCCTGATACGACCGACGTAAACACGCGTCGATGGCGACGGGCTGGGCTTGTAGAAGGACGGGTATCGGATTTCCTGCGTGTAGCGCTTATCGACCGCGCAATTTTTATCGGAGCGGTGCTGTTTCGGCGGTCAACCGTTGAACCCTCCTTTTTGGCTGATGAAGCCCGAGCCCTGGTCGATTTGTGGTTGCTTTATCGGTGCGCGCAGCGAGGGGGAGCTTACTACGTTCCACAGCGCTTGGCAAGCTGTCGCTGGCAACTTGGGGGAGTTAGCCGTAGCTGGAACTGGCGCGTTTACGGCTTTGAAGGGGAGATGTTTTGCTACGAGCACTTCTTACGGGATCCACAGCTGGCACCCTATCACCCTATCTTTGAATCCCGCATGGCGTACGCGCTGGTTACCTATGGTAACACGCTGCTTACGCTGGGAAAACACCAGGAAGCGCGGGCTCAGCTCCGGCGAGCGCTACGCTTACGGCCATTGCTGCGAGGTTGGATTGGCTTAGGACTGACGTTTCTGGGGCCAGTGGGTATAGCGCTTTCGCGTTGGGGGCGCACCGTGCGGGGATGCCTGCTGCGTAACCGATATATTCCCAACTATCCCGAAGAGCTCTGGAGGCATCCTAAACCCGCTACATCGATACCCTCCTCGGAAGCGCTGACGACACCAACCCTGTCCTGA
- a CDS encoding nucleotidyltransferase domain-containing protein: MSFVPENPEAQILALAARTTLSKAAAAKLGALLDGPVDWERLYRMAVRHGLVALLYRHILQVRPQVCPPVWRERLAAEARALAVNNLQQTQELLRVVERLEAEGVPVIPFKGPSLAGLIYGDPSARVYIDIDLLVCREDFAKARTVIESLGYAAYRPIRPGEEDAFLKTQLGFEFVHQSGAFVIELHWAFFYTIYDLPFDPQAVWDRHQQTLFAGRPMRTMAPEDLLLYLVIHGNKHRWLKLNWVADVAELIRSYPELDWKFVLAQARQLGVMRVLEIGLVLAGEVLDAPLPETLRQQLAQARAARRMARRAAHQWIFRDDADPKAFWPMFWYHFWERERWQHRWGYLKHNLKLALTPTEKDRAFCRLPSSLSLLYVFVRPVRILLERLQLDVKP, translated from the coding sequence ATGTCTTTTGTTCCGGAAAATCCTGAGGCCCAGATTTTGGCTCTTGCAGCCCGTACTACGCTCAGCAAGGCAGCTGCAGCTAAATTAGGTGCGCTGCTGGATGGCCCGGTAGACTGGGAGCGCCTTTACCGAATGGCTGTGCGTCATGGTTTGGTGGCGTTGCTTTACCGGCACATCCTGCAGGTTCGCCCACAGGTCTGCCCACCCGTTTGGCGTGAGCGTTTGGCTGCAGAAGCACGGGCTTTGGCAGTAAACAATCTGCAACAAACACAGGAGCTGCTGCGGGTTGTAGAGCGTCTAGAGGCCGAAGGAGTACCAGTCATTCCGTTTAAGGGACCTTCGCTAGCTGGATTGATTTATGGTGATCCCTCGGCGCGCGTCTACATCGATATTGATCTGTTGGTATGCCGGGAAGACTTCGCAAAAGCTCGTACTGTAATCGAATCGCTGGGCTACGCAGCTTACCGACCGATCCGTCCAGGCGAAGAAGATGCGTTTTTAAAGACGCAGCTTGGTTTTGAATTTGTGCACCAAAGCGGTGCTTTTGTAATTGAATTACACTGGGCATTTTTTTACACGATCTATGATCTTCCCTTCGATCCACAGGCTGTTTGGGATCGGCACCAGCAAACCCTCTTTGCTGGTCGGCCGATGCGCACTATGGCGCCTGAAGACCTTTTGCTCTACCTGGTCATTCACGGCAACAAGCACCGCTGGCTGAAGCTCAATTGGGTGGCCGATGTGGCCGAGCTGATACGCAGCTACCCTGAGTTGGATTGGAAGTTTGTCTTAGCGCAGGCACGCCAGCTGGGCGTAATGCGTGTTTTGGAGATCGGCTTGGTTTTGGCGGGGGAGGTTTTGGATGCTCCTCTACCAGAGACCTTGCGGCAGCAACTTGCCCAAGCCCGCGCTGCCCGACGCATGGCGCGTCGCGCAGCACACCAATGGATTTTCCGAGATGATGCCGATCCCAAGGCCTTCTGGCCGATGTTTTGGTATCACTTCTGGGAACGTGAGCGTTGGCAGCATCGCTGGGGTTACCTCAAACATAACCTCAAGCTGGCCCTAACACCCACTGAAAAGGACCGGGCATTTTGTCGCTTGCCCTCGTCGCTTTCGCTGCTTTATGTCTTTGTGCGACCGGTGCGTATCTTGCTTGAACGCCTTCAGCTCGACGTGAAACCATGA
- a CDS encoding GMC oxidoreductase, whose translation MKIDLRDFGGNTLGPYDLCIIGGGIAGLTLAWALRRSGLGLCVLETGGERPEPETHRLSRGDITGYPYFPLDMARARALGGSSHLWDYEVAPGTPRVRLRPLDPIDFERREAVPWSGWPFGYETLAPYYQQAQTFFGLPERPYTPEAWSSTTTQPLLSADSAVLRTALFQFGETARFYTFYGPELLADPHVTVCLHAHVLELLTDATGQVVESVRVGCPGGREITVQARCFVLAAGGLENARLLLLSNRTWPNGLGNAHDRVGRFFMEHLHFLSGVFVPRERKLIPQLGFYRLHACNGVWIMGKLALQETVVRQEGLLNYCVALWPTDRSALPRRNNPLLWGGYEALRVLREAIRHRTWPEHLPHQLMRLVRDAPRLVPWATSRLLALKAKSQTETKSPVAFVLHHMTEQAPNPESRVRLSRRKDAFGQPRLELHWQISRQDVESLLQAQQLLAQELARQGWGTVQVETLDRIPPSGITGGFHHMGTTRMHASPREGVVDPDGRVHGVKNLYITGSSVFPTVGFANPTLTIVALALRLANHLKTRLT comes from the coding sequence ATGAAAATCGATCTCCGGGATTTCGGGGGCAACACGCTAGGGCCATATGACCTGTGCATTATTGGCGGAGGGATAGCAGGACTTACGCTGGCCTGGGCATTGCGCCGTAGTGGTTTAGGCCTATGTGTGTTGGAGACAGGGGGAGAACGACCGGAACCGGAGACCCATCGCCTCAGCCGTGGCGACATTACGGGCTATCCGTACTTCCCACTGGATATGGCTCGTGCCCGTGCCTTAGGCGGCTCGAGTCACCTTTGGGATTATGAAGTTGCACCAGGTACACCGCGTGTTCGCTTGCGTCCACTAGACCCTATCGACTTTGAGCGGCGGGAAGCCGTGCCTTGGAGCGGGTGGCCCTTTGGTTATGAAACCTTAGCACCCTACTACCAGCAGGCACAGACCTTTTTTGGACTGCCTGAACGGCCTTATACCCCCGAGGCCTGGAGCAGCACCACCACGCAGCCCTTGCTTTCTGCGGATAGCGCAGTGTTGCGCACCGCGCTGTTTCAGTTTGGGGAGACAGCGCGCTTTTACACCTTCTATGGGCCAGAGCTGCTCGCCGACCCACACGTTACCGTCTGTCTGCATGCACATGTGCTAGAGTTGCTCACCGATGCCACCGGGCAGGTAGTAGAAAGCGTACGGGTAGGATGCCCAGGCGGCCGGGAAATCACCGTGCAGGCCCGCTGCTTTGTACTGGCCGCTGGCGGATTGGAGAATGCACGCTTGCTTTTGCTTTCTAACCGCACCTGGCCTAACGGATTGGGTAATGCCCATGACCGGGTGGGGCGGTTTTTTATGGAACACCTGCATTTTTTATCCGGAGTTTTTGTACCTCGGGAGCGCAAGTTGATCCCTCAACTTGGCTTTTATCGGCTACATGCTTGCAATGGTGTTTGGATTATGGGCAAGCTGGCACTTCAGGAAACCGTTGTGCGACAAGAAGGCTTGCTGAACTATTGCGTAGCCCTTTGGCCAACGGATCGTTCAGCCCTGCCGCGCCGCAATAACCCCCTCCTCTGGGGTGGATATGAAGCGCTGCGCGTGCTGCGTGAGGCCATACGTCATCGCACCTGGCCTGAGCACCTGCCACACCAGCTCATGCGCCTGGTGCGGGATGCCCCGCGCCTTGTTCCATGGGCAACCTCGCGACTGCTGGCGCTGAAAGCCAAATCCCAAACGGAAACGAAATCTCCTGTGGCTTTTGTCCTGCACCACATGACCGAACAGGCCCCTAACCCGGAAAGCCGCGTGCGGCTTTCTCGAAGAAAGGATGCTTTTGGCCAACCACGACTGGAGCTGCACTGGCAGATTAGCCGCCAAGACGTAGAAAGTCTGCTGCAAGCACAACAACTTTTAGCCCAAGAACTGGCTCGGCAAGGTTGGGGAACCGTGCAGGTAGAAACCCTAGATCGCATCCCGCCCTCCGGCATTACCGGAGGGTTTCACCACATGGGAACAACGCGCATGCACGCCAGTCCCCGTGAAGGTGTGGTAGATCCCGACGGCCGGGTGCATGGCGTAAAAAATCTGTACATTACTGGGTCCTCTGTTTTCCCTACCGTAGGGTTTGCCAACCCTACCCTAACCATTGTAGCCCTCGCCTTGCGGCTAGCCAATCACTTGAAAACGCGTCTAACCTAG
- a CDS encoding SAF domain-containing protein, with protein sequence MSASYRIGVVGSGFIARGFVMAMQHVKDLRVTRVLTRTDPRTRKDFPRPELLTNSIDDLIEHSDIVVECSGDVVHASEVVDRVLQAGLPVVTMDAEFHVTTGSYFVDRGLLTEAEGDQPGCLAALRENILQMGFRPLVYGNIKRFLNHNPTPEEMHFWARKQGITLPQVTAFTDGTKVQIEQALVANGLGADIAVRGMLGIPSPDVEAGARMLADGARRLGHPISDYVLSPGAPAGVFIAAEHDEYQRDYLQYLKLGDGPYYVLLQPFHLCHLEIQKTIRRVLFEQRILLNNTAYPRISVAAVAKRRLAKGTRIERGIGSFEVRGEAIRILDEPDHVPIGLLANAVLTRDVDAGELIHFDDVELPDTLALHAWQTVLERVRLKKPAPEAQALASATGE encoded by the coding sequence ATGTCGGCTTCCTATCGCATTGGCGTTGTGGGTAGCGGCTTTATCGCCCGCGGTTTTGTCATGGCTATGCAGCATGTGAAAGACTTGCGCGTTACGCGCGTGCTTACGCGTACCGATCCACGGACGCGCAAGGATTTCCCGCGTCCAGAACTGCTCACGAACAGCATCGACGACCTGATTGAGCACTCGGATATTGTCGTGGAGTGTAGCGGGGACGTTGTGCATGCAAGTGAAGTGGTCGATCGCGTGCTGCAAGCGGGTTTGCCTGTGGTAACGATGGATGCCGAGTTCCACGTGACCACAGGGTCTTATTTTGTGGACCGCGGCCTGCTGACCGAAGCTGAAGGCGACCAGCCGGGCTGTTTGGCAGCGCTTCGAGAAAACATCCTGCAAATGGGCTTTCGGCCACTAGTTTACGGCAACATCAAGCGCTTTCTAAATCATAATCCTACGCCCGAAGAAATGCATTTCTGGGCGCGCAAGCAAGGCATCACGCTACCACAGGTAACGGCTTTTACCGACGGCACCAAAGTGCAAATCGAGCAGGCCCTGGTGGCCAACGGCTTAGGTGCCGATATTGCGGTGCGCGGCATGCTGGGCATCCCTTCGCCCGATGTAGAAGCAGGCGCGCGCATGCTGGCCGACGGCGCTCGTCGTTTAGGGCATCCAATCAGCGACTATGTGCTTTCGCCGGGGGCCCCAGCTGGCGTGTTTATTGCCGCCGAGCACGACGAGTATCAGCGGGATTATCTGCAGTACCTCAAATTGGGGGATGGACCCTACTACGTGCTCCTACAGCCCTTCCACCTGTGCCACCTAGAAATCCAAAAAACCATCCGACGTGTGCTTTTCGAACAGCGCATCTTGCTGAACAACACAGCTTATCCGCGGATTAGCGTAGCCGCCGTTGCCAAACGGCGGCTAGCCAAAGGGACCCGCATTGAGCGTGGCATAGGGAGCTTCGAGGTACGCGGAGAAGCTATTCGCATTTTAGATGAGCCAGATCATGTACCCATAGGCCTTTTGGCCAACGCGGTGCTCACGCGGGACGTCGATGCTGGCGAATTGATCCATTTCGACGATGTGGAGTTGCCCGATACGTTGGCCCTTCATGCCTGGCAGACTGTTCTAGAGCGCGTTCGGTTGAAAAAGCCAGCGCCTGAGGCGCAAGCTTTAGCCTCGGCAACAGGCGAATGA
- a CDS encoding endonuclease/exonuclease/phosphatase family protein, translating to MNRRTQRLNRLWRWGSVGVLAWFGLSYAAYWIPPEFAWWLQLLAVGLPIWVALLVVWAIGLAWVRAWTHLASVLIAIGLYLLRHEHLSGWSRADAARDTLVVMTYNIPDSRRPALADSLAVLVARYRPQLMGFQEVGIWWYLRPGQRTSLRLVAHLNPLVERQGYLPSKPDLEIGPLFAEVVTLTRLPVLAQQIHPLAEDTDALIYQAVRSTLCWEGRPFVHYNVRLQSYGPVKPWEVMRHGGWKHPATWRRWLRAYRQAMLERARQVRQLRAWIDQEQLPVIVSGDFNSTPDQWFYGHLARGLRAAGRLGGVAAPSWPSTRPLVRIDHVLVSPEWEVLEGDVPATRLSDHRPVIARLRWRPALAYAKTCSTDAPIAYP from the coding sequence ATGAACAGGCGAACGCAGCGTCTCAATAGGCTATGGCGTTGGGGGAGTGTAGGCGTGCTCGCATGGTTTGGCTTGAGCTATGCTGCCTACTGGATTCCGCCAGAATTCGCCTGGTGGCTGCAATTGTTAGCTGTAGGCTTGCCCATATGGGTTGCCCTACTCGTCGTTTGGGCGATAGGTTTAGCCTGGGTACGTGCTTGGACGCACCTGGCAAGTGTGCTCATCGCTATTGGACTGTACCTACTGCGCCACGAGCATCTTTCAGGATGGTCTAGGGCAGATGCTGCACGCGACACGCTCGTGGTCATGACCTACAACATTCCCGATAGCCGAAGACCTGCGCTTGCCGACTCTCTAGCCGTGCTTGTGGCACGCTACCGGCCGCAGCTTATGGGCTTTCAGGAAGTGGGTATCTGGTGGTATTTACGCCCAGGACAGCGTACCTCGCTGCGGCTTGTGGCCCACCTGAACCCTCTGGTCGAGCGTCAGGGCTATTTGCCTTCGAAGCCCGATCTTGAGATAGGGCCCCTTTTTGCTGAAGTGGTTACCTTGACACGCTTGCCTGTATTGGCACAGCAAATCCACCCTCTGGCTGAAGATACCGATGCCCTGATCTATCAGGCGGTACGCAGCACGCTCTGCTGGGAAGGTCGGCCTTTTGTGCACTACAACGTGCGACTGCAGTCATACGGGCCTGTTAAACCCTGGGAAGTGATGCGCCATGGCGGCTGGAAGCATCCTGCCACCTGGCGTCGGTGGCTTAGGGCCTATCGCCAGGCCATGCTGGAACGCGCGCGGCAGGTACGGCAGCTTCGCGCGTGGATCGACCAAGAGCAGCTGCCGGTCATTGTAAGCGGAGACTTCAACAGTACACCTGACCAGTGGTTCTATGGGCATCTTGCCCGAGGGCTACGAGCAGCTGGACGCCTAGGTGGTGTTGCAGCGCCTTCGTGGCCTTCGACGCGTCCCCTAGTGCGCATCGATCATGTACTGGTAAGTCCAGAATGGGAAGTGTTAGAAGGAGACGTGCCTGCAACAAGACTTTCAGATCACCGCCCAGTCATTGCCCGCTTGCGCTGGCGCCCAGCATTGGCATATGCCAAAACTTGTTCTACAGATGCGCCGATAGCGTATCCGTAA
- a CDS encoding lasso peptide isopeptide bond-forming cyclase: protein MSAIFGLIHFDEQPVDTETLQPAWDLLRHRGPDGHNRWQDGSVLLAHWRFCTTPESLHEQQPLVAPEGNLVLVADARIDNREELLKTLGLHARAERVPITDAELILAAYQRWGTECPDRLIGDFAFAIWDRLARRLFAARDGMGVRPFYYLYDGRRFAFCTLLPALRQLPGVPQEIDEEMILRFLAQQIDSEKERTFYAALRRLPGGHALQVDKQGLQIWQHWQPNFEELRLGTEEAYAEAFRATFEEAVRCRLRSRSPVGSQLSGGLDSSSVSCMAAFLLRDQPLHTYSAIFPDLPEAQRPAMDERAYVEAVHRRYPNIAPHFFRPEFESPLVALETILDYYGQPFFASNYHFLWGFTQLAQRDGVRVMLDGVDGDSVVLHAWERLTWLFQDGQWATFKQEADAFAAHLGKPSAAIARQFAGPALTTWGRQHQWLRLYKAVRWLKQAYGLPASELLRIHGLWPHVPKPVFRRWQQWRGRQQPVDAPVLSPRLAAWMRRNGAAAASGQSSPAAAHWQGLTRGLWQWVLEFSDALNGLQGIEERMPFFDRRLIELSLRIPIEMKFRQGWPRYVLRRALEGILPPEVQWRASKSNIGFGFHQGLLRYEHARIKALLEEPVQLAPFVTAEALQALWTQAQRPPEQNGNADFMLYLLLILDAWLKGHAANVIASA from the coding sequence ATGAGCGCTATCTTTGGGTTGATTCATTTCGATGAGCAGCCGGTCGACACCGAAACGCTTCAGCCCGCCTGGGACCTGCTGCGTCACCGAGGACCAGACGGCCACAACCGCTGGCAGGATGGCTCGGTACTACTAGCACATTGGCGGTTCTGCACAACCCCAGAGTCGCTGCACGAGCAGCAGCCTCTTGTAGCTCCAGAGGGGAACTTGGTCCTGGTAGCAGATGCGCGCATCGATAATCGCGAGGAACTTTTAAAAACGCTGGGACTGCATGCCCGCGCGGAAAGGGTTCCTATCACCGACGCCGAGTTGATCTTGGCCGCTTACCAGCGCTGGGGTACCGAGTGCCCTGATCGACTTATTGGCGACTTTGCGTTTGCGATTTGGGATCGGCTGGCGCGCCGACTGTTTGCTGCCCGGGATGGCATGGGCGTCCGGCCTTTCTACTATCTTTATGATGGCCGTCGCTTTGCCTTTTGCACCTTGCTTCCTGCACTGCGCCAGCTGCCTGGCGTGCCCCAAGAGATCGACGAAGAAATGATTTTGCGCTTTTTGGCGCAGCAAATCGATAGTGAAAAAGAACGAACCTTTTATGCCGCACTGCGGCGGCTTCCAGGAGGACATGCCCTGCAAGTAGACAAACAAGGATTGCAGATCTGGCAGCACTGGCAACCCAACTTTGAAGAACTACGCTTAGGCACCGAAGAAGCATATGCCGAGGCCTTTCGCGCTACTTTTGAAGAGGCAGTCCGCTGTCGGCTGCGAAGCCGCTCTCCCGTGGGATCGCAGCTCAGTGGTGGACTGGATTCATCGTCGGTATCTTGCATGGCTGCTTTCTTACTCAGGGACCAACCACTTCACACCTACTCGGCCATTTTCCCAGACCTTCCCGAAGCGCAACGGCCCGCCATGGATGAACGGGCCTACGTGGAGGCCGTGCATCGGCGCTACCCAAACATCGCCCCGCATTTCTTTCGACCTGAATTTGAAAGCCCATTGGTGGCCCTGGAAACGATCCTGGACTACTATGGCCAGCCTTTTTTTGCATCGAATTATCATTTCCTGTGGGGGTTTACTCAGCTTGCCCAGCGAGATGGCGTGCGGGTGATGCTTGACGGCGTCGACGGCGACAGTGTAGTGCTGCATGCCTGGGAACGACTAACGTGGCTGTTCCAAGACGGGCAATGGGCGACCTTCAAGCAAGAAGCCGATGCCTTTGCCGCACATCTGGGTAAGCCATCGGCAGCCATTGCACGGCAGTTTGCAGGTCCAGCCCTGACCACTTGGGGCCGACAGCACCAGTGGCTTCGTTTGTATAAAGCCGTGCGCTGGCTCAAGCAGGCCTATGGCTTGCCTGCTTCAGAACTGCTACGTATTCACGGTCTGTGGCCACATGTACCCAAGCCTGTGTTTCGCCGCTGGCAACAGTGGCGCGGCCGTCAACAACCCGTCGATGCACCCGTACTCTCGCCGCGGCTGGCTGCCTGGATGCGACGTAATGGCGCAGCTGCTGCTTCTGGCCAAAGTTCACCTGCTGCGGCTCACTGGCAAGGACTAACGAGGGGCCTATGGCAGTGGGTCTTGGAATTTTCGGATGCACTTAATGGTCTTCAAGGTATTGAGGAACGCATGCCCTTTTTTGATCGACGCCTGATCGAACTGAGCCTGCGCATTCCGATTGAAATGAAGTTTCGCCAGGGTTGGCCGCGCTATGTGTTGCGGCGGGCTCTGGAAGGCATCCTGCCACCTGAAGTGCAATGGCGCGCCAGTAAGTCTAACATAGGATTTGGTTTTCATCAAGGATTGCTGCGCTATGAGCACGCGCGCATTAAGGCACTGCTCGAGGAACCTGTGCAGCTAGCGCCTTTTGTGACAGCGGAAGCGTTACAGGCGTTGTGGACACAGGCACAGCGGCCCCCAGAGCAGAACGGGAACGCTGATTTTATGCTATATCTTCTTTTGATCCTCGATGCGTGGCTCAAAGGGCACGCGGCGAATGTGATTGCATCTGCCTAG
- a CDS encoding lasso peptide codes for MKAKRTWSAPTLVIHGKVEEVTHQRGPCYLGKQGGKGDVHALTLSDCHH; via the coding sequence ATGAAGGCCAAACGCACGTGGAGTGCCCCCACCTTAGTCATTCACGGCAAGGTGGAAGAAGTGACGCACCAGCGAGGCCCATGTTACCTGGGTAAGCAGGGTGGCAAAGGAGATGTGCATGCCTTGACTTTGAGTGATTGCCATCACTAA